Proteins co-encoded in one bacterium genomic window:
- the rpsR gene encoding 30S ribosomal protein S18 translates to MDCFFCQKGIDNIDFKDLEILRKFTSGLAKIRAKKRTGVCAGHQRKLARAIKRARFLGLLPYITR, encoded by the coding sequence ATGGATTGTTTTTTCTGCCAAAAAGGCATAGACAATATTGATTTTAAAGACCTTGAGATTTTGAGGAAGTTCACTTCGGGCTTGGCCAAAATCAGGGCAAAAAAAAGAACCGGCGTTTGCGCCGGCCATCAGAGAAAGTTGGCCCGGGCGATCAAGAGAGCCAGGTTTTTGGGATTGCTCCCCTACATTACAAGGTAG
- the recA gene encoding recombinase RecA, which produces MVKRKKEEKEEKQEKTGLMEAVEEIKQRFGEGAIMKLHDIRAVDVDVIPTGSPSLDLALGVGGVPRGRVIEIFGPESSGKSTLALHICAEAQKAGGVAAFIDAEHALDPDYAKRLGVNTDDLLISQPDSGEQGLQIVETLVRSGEVDVIVIDSVAALAPKAAIEGEMGEFQIGLQARLMSSALQKLSGVISKTKTIVIFLNQLRMKIGIMFGNPETTSGGLALKFYASVRIDLRRIAQIKHGDEIIGSRIRAKVVKNKVAAPFRMAEFDIYYNEGISYLTDLLNLGIKQEVVKKSGSWLDFGETRLGQGTEAAKKFLKDNPKTAEAIKKALFEKQEQDKAKE; this is translated from the coding sequence ATGGTTAAGCGAAAAAAAGAAGAAAAAGAAGAAAAACAGGAAAAAACGGGCTTAATGGAGGCGGTTGAAGAAATCAAACAGAGGTTCGGCGAGGGCGCCATCATGAAGCTCCATGATATCAGGGCGGTTGACGTTGACGTTATTCCGACGGGCTCGCCTTCTTTGGATTTAGCTCTTGGGGTTGGCGGAGTTCCCAGGGGCAGGGTGATTGAGATCTTCGGCCCAGAAAGTTCGGGAAAATCAACTTTAGCTCTGCACATCTGCGCCGAGGCCCAGAAAGCCGGAGGCGTGGCTGCTTTTATCGACGCCGAACACGCCTTAGATCCCGATTACGCCAAAAGGCTCGGCGTCAATACTGACGACCTGCTCATTTCCCAGCCAGACTCAGGCGAGCAAGGTCTTCAGATCGTTGAAACCTTGGTCAGGTCAGGCGAAGTTGACGTCATTGTTATCGATTCGGTAGCAGCTTTGGCTCCCAAGGCAGCCATTGAAGGGGAAATGGGAGAATTTCAGATTGGCTTGCAGGCGAGATTAATGTCTTCGGCCCTGCAAAAGCTTTCCGGAGTCATTTCCAAAACCAAGACGATCGTCATTTTCCTTAACCAGCTGAGGATGAAAATCGGCATTATGTTCGGCAACCCCGAGACAACTTCAGGAGGATTGGCCTTAAAGTTCTACGCTTCTGTCAGAATTGATCTTAGGAGAATTGCCCAGATAAAGCACGGAGACGAGATTATTGGTTCAAGAATCAGAGCCAAAGTGGTCAAGAACAAAGTGGCAGCTCCTTTCAGGATGGCTGAGTTTGACATTTACTATAACGAAGGCATTTCTTACTTGACCGATCTTTTGAACTTGGGAATAAAACAGGAAGTGGTTAAAAAGTCCGGCAGCTGGCTGGATTTTGGCGAAACCAGACTTGGTCAGGGAACCGAAGCGGCCAAGAAGTTTCTCAAAGACAATCCAAAAACGGCTGAGGCGATAAAAAAAGCCCTGTTTGAAAAGCAGGAGCAGGATAAAGCCAAAGAATAA
- a CDS encoding DNA translocase FtsK, which translates to MAKKRNHSRKNSFTKKKKAEDRHFLPPFVQGYIFGLVFLLLAAIVLLSFFELAGKGGQGILEALLFLLGRSAFVLPVFLVLAGVVFFAGGRNHQKIWKMTVLAFFSCLVGLSAVLNSFDGVSFSLKQKALGGLVGYFLSLPFLRIFGFWVNLVVFGSLIIFGFFIFWQVAKKIKPQTAEELAEQPPVLKKIFEPRFKIKEIKDSRSTRNTGKELALPPELKTKPIFQGVKSSVYKKPSLDFLEVDRGEPTTGDIRNNMAIIKNTLETFSIPVEMGEVNIGPTVTRYTLKPAEGIKLSKITALSNDLSLALATHPIRIEAPIPGKSLVGIEVPNKVRTQVRLRNIFETPEFQGSPSPLLFSLGRDVAGNPCFADLARMPHLLIAGSTGTGKTICLNSIVLSLLYRNSPETLRLIMIDPKRVEFPVYQEIPHLLSPVIFDSQKTVNVFKWLVKEMERRFEVLASAKARDIASYNREANFRLSKAAVKGQEEDLEAIPYIVIIVDELADLMAARGKEIEGGIVRLAQMARAVGIHLVVATQRPSVEVVTGLIKANITSRITFQVASQVDSRTVMDSAGAEKLLGAGDMLFISSETARPRRIQGAYVTDKEVKKVTDFLKSQREEFGPLKENFLAEELEKELEIHPPGSEKFYASDEDPLYLQAKQLVIEFRKASASLLQRRLRVGYARAARLLDILEDRGVVGPADGAKPREVYLTGETPGQNIEIKVKSEDKEDSDNGDGDWEKV; encoded by the coding sequence GTGGCTAAAAAGAGGAATCATAGTCGGAAAAACTCTTTTACCAAGAAGAAAAAGGCAGAAGACCGTCATTTTCTGCCGCCTTTTGTTCAAGGTTACATTTTTGGCTTGGTCTTTCTTTTGCTGGCGGCAATAGTCCTGCTTTCTTTTTTTGAATTAGCCGGCAAGGGCGGCCAAGGCATTTTAGAAGCCCTGTTGTTTCTGCTCGGCAGGAGCGCTTTTGTCCTGCCGGTGTTTTTAGTTTTGGCCGGAGTCGTTTTTTTCGCCGGCGGACGAAACCATCAGAAAATCTGGAAAATGACTGTCTTGGCTTTTTTTTCCTGCCTGGTCGGCTTGAGCGCGGTTTTGAATTCGTTTGACGGCGTCAGTTTCTCTTTAAAGCAAAAAGCTCTTGGGGGATTAGTCGGCTATTTTCTTAGCCTACCCTTTTTGAGAATTTTCGGTTTTTGGGTGAATCTCGTTGTTTTCGGAAGCCTGATCATTTTCGGCTTCTTCATTTTCTGGCAGGTGGCTAAAAAGATAAAACCCCAGACAGCCGAAGAATTGGCCGAGCAGCCCCCGGTTTTAAAAAAGATCTTTGAGCCCAGGTTCAAAATAAAGGAAATCAAAGATTCCCGGTCCACTAGAAATACTGGCAAGGAGCTCGCTTTGCCGCCCGAGCTCAAAACAAAACCGATCTTTCAGGGAGTCAAATCTTCCGTTTACAAAAAACCTTCCTTAGACTTTTTGGAAGTTGATCGCGGCGAGCCGACGACCGGGGATATCAGGAACAACATGGCCATTATCAAAAATACCCTGGAAACCTTTAGCATTCCGGTGGAGATGGGCGAAGTCAATATTGGTCCGACCGTCACCCGGTACACCTTAAAGCCGGCCGAGGGCATAAAACTTTCCAAGATTACCGCTTTGAGCAACGATCTGTCTCTGGCTTTGGCGACTCACCCGATTAGGATTGAGGCGCCGATTCCCGGCAAATCTCTGGTTGGAATTGAGGTACCTAACAAAGTCAGGACTCAAGTCAGGTTGAGGAATATTTTCGAGACTCCGGAGTTCCAAGGCTCGCCTTCCCCGCTTCTTTTCAGTCTTGGCAGGGACGTTGCCGGCAATCCCTGTTTCGCCGACTTGGCAAGAATGCCGCACTTGTTGATAGCCGGCTCCACGGGCACTGGCAAAACAATTTGTTTGAACAGCATTGTTTTGAGCCTGCTCTACCGGAACTCGCCGGAAACCTTGAGATTGATCATGATTGATCCCAAAAGGGTGGAATTCCCGGTCTACCAGGAAATCCCCCATCTTTTGTCGCCAGTCATTTTCGACAGCCAAAAAACCGTCAATGTTTTCAAGTGGCTGGTCAAGGAAATGGAAAGGCGTTTTGAGGTTTTGGCTTCGGCCAAGGCCAGGGACATCGCCTCCTACAACCGGGAAGCCAATTTCAGGCTGTCAAAAGCGGCTGTTAAGGGCCAGGAGGAGGATTTAGAGGCAATTCCTTACATCGTCATCATCGTTGACGAACTGGCCGATCTGATGGCTGCCAGAGGCAAAGAGATTGAGGGCGGCATTGTTCGTTTGGCCCAGATGGCGAGAGCCGTGGGCATTCATTTGGTCGTCGCCACCCAAAGGCCGTCGGTTGAGGTGGTCACAGGATTAATCAAGGCGAACATCACTTCGAGAATCACTTTTCAGGTCGCTTCTCAAGTCGATTCCAGAACGGTTATGGATTCGGCCGGAGCCGAAAAGCTTCTCGGAGCAGGCGATATGCTTTTCATCTCTTCGGAAACGGCCAGGCCCAGGAGAATCCAGGGAGCTTACGTCACCGACAAGGAAGTTAAAAAGGTGACTGATTTCTTAAAGTCGCAAAGAGAAGAATTCGGGCCACTGAAAGAAAACTTTTTGGCCGAAGAGTTGGAAAAAGAACTGGAAATTCATCCGCCGGGAAGCGAAAAGTTTTACGCCAGCGACGAAGACCCCTTGTATTTGCAGGCAAAACAACTGGTGATCGAGTTTAGGAAAGCTTCAGCCTCCCTGCTTCAGAGAAGATTGAGAGTCGGCTATGCCAGAGCGGCCCGGCTTTTGGATATCTTGGAGGACAGAGGAGTCGTCGGCCCGGCTGACGGGGCCAAGCCCAGAGAAGTCTACCTTACCGGAGAAACGCCGGGCCAGAATATTGAGATTAAGGTAAAATCAGAAGACAAAGAAGATTCCGATAATGGAGACGGCGACTGGGAGAAAGTCTAA
- the rpoC gene encoding DNA-directed RNA polymerase subunit beta' produces MRVADLQAIRIKLASPEEILAWSHGEVTKPETINYRTQKPEKEGLFDEKIFGPEKDYECYCGKYRGIRHKGIVCDKCGVEVTKAQVRRERMGHIKLASPVSHIWFLRGVPSRMGQVLDLPMSQLEKVIYFNAYIITKVDEETKKKILEQIDKEYQSKLKIQKSRLLRQSADSGGQAKAESAKGKKQDKDKRDAEKVLAKEKKGAEHDLKRARDAARDEVSNLKVLKIISEIDYFDLSLKYGHCFEAGSGAESLRKIFGGVDLKKQVSRLRQELETASPLNKRKVLKRIKLLQGMEKAHIRPEWMFLTVLPVLPPDLRPMVQLDGGRYASSDLNDLYRRVINRNNRLKYLLEIGAPEVIVRNEKRMLQEAVDALIDNGMRKGTMTQATTGGRRLLKSLADILKGKQGRFRQNLLGKRVDYSGRSVIVVGPELLLHQVGLPKKMALELFKPFVIKKVLDKELAYNVRGASRLIDQETDDIWAILEEVVKDKLVLLNRAPTLHRLGIQAFYPILIEGEAIRIHPLVCRAFNADFDGDQMAVHLPLSEEAQKEAREIMLSSLNLLKPATGLPIVSPTQDIVLGCYWFTKLRAGAKGEGKIFGSPDEALLAHEFGELDLQAQIKVPSLLVKGDKKPAKGDRKNAADFIETSAGRLIFNQALPEDFPFQNQEMNSKRLEELIREVIEKYGISKTQPILDKIKTTGFDGATRSGISWGMDDLKVPAEKPKLIEAAEKEIAALDSHYQKGFLSREEKYQRSIEVWQRAKSEIEKLVPKALPDQGSVFTIIDSGARGSWAQPVQMAGMKGLVINPVGRIIELPIKHSYKEGFDVLEYFLSTHGARKGTADTALRTSTAGYLTRRLVDVNHEVIVKDDDCGDDNGILLLRREADEISQNFLMKIIGRVALEDIGSMVKKGEIIDWEKGKEIVRVGIDQVRARSPLSCKLLKGVCRKCYGWDFGKGKMVEIGEAVGVVAAQAIGEPGTQLTMKTFHMGGVASGGDITMGLPRVEEIFETRVPVGKGVISQASGSVTDIVDQMIITVKPEGDDLKKAKAKKQETLEYQIPKGRGILVKVGDKVLPGQPLCEGNLDLKELFKIVGQDQTQNHIIREVQRIYASQGAAIHDKHLEVVVRQMFSRLKIKDSGDSDFIQGEIVSKTKFSGENKRLKKEGKKPAVSLPVLLGISKVALATDSFLSAASFIETSRVLIRAAIEGKEDCLEGLKENVIIGKLIPAGTGYKK; encoded by the coding sequence ATGAGAGTCGCCGATTTACAAGCTATCCGCATCAAGCTCGCCTCGCCCGAGGAGATTTTGGCTTGGAGCCACGGCGAAGTGACTAAGCCCGAGACGATCAACTACCGCACCCAAAAACCCGAGAAAGAAGGCTTGTTTGACGAAAAGATCTTCGGGCCGGAAAAAGACTATGAATGCTACTGCGGCAAATACCGGGGCATCCGCCACAAAGGCATTGTTTGCGACAAATGCGGAGTCGAGGTCACCAAAGCCCAGGTTCGAAGGGAAAGGATGGGCCATATCAAGCTGGCCTCTCCCGTTTCCCACATCTGGTTTTTAAGAGGCGTTCCCTCAAGAATGGGGCAGGTTTTGGATTTGCCGATGTCCCAGTTGGAAAAAGTCATTTATTTCAACGCTTACATTATTACCAAAGTTGACGAGGAAACCAAGAAAAAGATCTTGGAGCAAATCGACAAGGAATACCAGAGCAAACTCAAAATTCAAAAGTCCCGCCTACTCCGCCAGTCGGCGGATTCGGGCGGGCAGGCAAAAGCCGAAAGCGCCAAAGGTAAAAAACAGGACAAAGACAAGAGAGACGCCGAAAAGGTTTTAGCGAAAGAAAAAAAAGGAGCAGAACATGATTTAAAACGAGCCAGGGACGCAGCCAGGGACGAAGTTTCAAACCTGAAAGTGTTGAAAATTATTTCCGAGATCGACTATTTCGACTTGTCCCTGAAATACGGACACTGTTTTGAAGCGGGGTCGGGAGCTGAATCTTTGAGAAAGATTTTTGGCGGAGTTGATTTGAAAAAGCAGGTCAGCCGGCTCCGCCAGGAGTTAGAAACAGCTTCGCCTTTGAACAAAAGGAAGGTCTTAAAAAGAATAAAGCTTTTGCAGGGGATGGAAAAAGCCCATATCAGGCCAGAATGGATGTTTTTGACCGTCCTGCCTGTTTTGCCCCCGGATTTAAGGCCGATGGTCCAGCTCGACGGCGGCCGGTACGCTTCGTCAGACCTTAACGATCTTTACCGGAGAGTTATCAACAGAAATAACCGCCTGAAGTATCTTTTAGAAATCGGGGCTCCGGAAGTGATTGTCAGAAACGAAAAAAGAATGCTTCAAGAAGCAGTTGACGCCCTGATTGACAACGGCATGAGAAAAGGGACGATGACCCAGGCGACCACCGGCGGCAGAAGGCTTTTGAAGTCTTTGGCAGACATTTTAAAAGGAAAACAAGGCAGGTTCAGGCAGAATCTTTTGGGCAAAAGAGTTGACTATTCGGGACGGTCGGTCATTGTTGTCGGGCCGGAACTTTTGCTCCATCAAGTCGGATTGCCCAAGAAAATGGCTTTGGAGCTTTTCAAGCCTTTTGTCATTAAAAAAGTTCTCGACAAAGAGCTTGCCTATAACGTCCGGGGAGCATCGAGATTAATTGATCAGGAAACCGACGATATCTGGGCGATTCTCGAGGAAGTGGTCAAAGACAAACTAGTGTTGCTCAACCGGGCGCCGACTCTGCACCGTCTGGGAATCCAGGCCTTTTACCCGATTCTCATCGAAGGCGAGGCCATTCGAATTCATCCTTTGGTCTGCAGGGCCTTTAATGCCGATTTTGACGGCGACCAGATGGCGGTCCACCTGCCTCTTTCCGAAGAAGCCCAGAAGGAAGCCAGAGAGATTATGCTTTCCTCTCTCAATTTACTGAAGCCGGCCACCGGACTGCCGATTGTCAGTCCGACTCAGGACATTGTCTTGGGATGCTACTGGTTCACCAAATTAAGAGCAGGCGCAAAAGGAGAAGGCAAAATCTTTGGATCTCCTGATGAAGCTCTCTTGGCTCATGAATTTGGAGAACTGGATTTACAGGCTCAAATCAAAGTTCCCTCGCTTTTAGTCAAGGGCGACAAAAAACCGGCAAAAGGAGACCGTAAAAACGCCGCCGATTTTATCGAGACTTCTGCCGGCAGGCTGATTTTTAACCAGGCTCTGCCCGAGGATTTCCCTTTCCAAAACCAGGAGATGAATTCAAAGAGATTAGAGGAACTGATCAGAGAAGTTATCGAAAAATACGGCATTAGCAAAACTCAGCCAATCTTAGACAAGATCAAGACGACCGGTTTTGACGGGGCGACCAGGTCTGGCATCAGCTGGGGCATGGACGATTTGAAGGTGCCCGCAGAAAAGCCGAAATTGATTGAGGCGGCAGAAAAAGAGATCGCCGCTTTAGACAGCCATTATCAGAAAGGCTTTTTGTCCCGCGAGGAGAAATACCAGAGGTCGATCGAAGTTTGGCAAAGAGCCAAGTCGGAAATTGAAAAACTGGTGCCAAAAGCTTTGCCGGATCAAGGTTCGGTTTTTACCATTATTGACTCCGGCGCCAGGGGTTCGTGGGCCCAGCCGGTCCAGATGGCAGGGATGAAAGGCTTGGTTATCAACCCGGTCGGCCGGATTATTGAGCTGCCGATCAAGCACTCTTACAAGGAGGGTTTTGACGTTCTGGAATACTTCCTTTCGACTCACGGAGCCAGGAAAGGCACGGCTGACACGGCTTTGAGAACCTCGACCGCAGGTTATCTGACTCGCCGTCTGGTTGACGTCAATCACGAGGTTATTGTCAAAGACGACGATTGCGGCGACGACAACGGAATTTTGCTTTTGCGCAGAGAAGCAGATGAAATTAGCCAGAACTTTTTGATGAAAATTATCGGCAGAGTCGCTTTAGAAGATATCGGCAGTATGGTCAAAAAAGGGGAGATAATCGACTGGGAAAAGGGCAAGGAAATCGTCAGAGTCGGAATTGACCAGGTAAGAGCCAGGTCGCCTTTGAGCTGCAAGCTTTTAAAGGGAGTTTGCCGCAAATGCTATGGTTGGGATTTTGGCAAGGGAAAAATGGTTGAGATCGGAGAAGCGGTCGGGGTGGTGGCGGCCCAGGCAATTGGAGAGCCGGGAACTCAGTTGACAATGAAAACATTCCATATGGGCGGAGTGGCTTCGGGCGGAGACATCACCATGGGCTTGCCCAGAGTCGAAGAGATCTTCGAGACCAGAGTGCCTGTCGGCAAAGGAGTTATTTCTCAGGCGTCGGGGAGCGTCACCGATATTGTTGACCAAATGATAATTACGGTTAAACCGGAAGGAGACGATTTAAAGAAGGCAAAAGCCAAGAAGCAGGAAACTCTGGAGTACCAGATTCCTAAAGGCAGGGGCATTCTGGTCAAAGTCGGGGATAAAGTCTTGCCCGGACAGCCTTTGTGCGAGGGCAACCTCGACTTAAAAGAGCTTTTCAAGATTGTCGGCCAGGACCAGACCCAGAACCATATTATTAGAGAAGTTCAGCGGATTTATGCTTCCCAGGGAGCGGCTATTCACGACAAACACTTGGAAGTCGTCGTCAGGCAGATGTTTTCAAGACTGAAAATCAAGGATTCCGGAGACAGCGATTTTATCCAGGGAGAGATTGTCAGCAAGACCAAATTCTCTGGAGAGAACAAGAGACTGAAGAAAGAAGGCAAGAAGCCGGCGGTTTCTTTGCCGGTTTTGCTCGGGATTTCCAAAGTGGCTTTGGCCACCGACAGTTTCCTGTCGGCCGCTTCTTTCATCGAGACTTCGAGAGTTCTGATTCGGGCCGCTATTGAAGGCAAAGAAGATTGCCTTGAGGGATTGAAAGAAAATGTCATCATCGGAAAATTAATTCCGGCCGGAACCGGATACAAGAAATAA
- a CDS encoding DNA-directed RNA polymerase subunit beta: MKVKSFSKSNVSFRLPYLCSLQRDSWQWLLQKGLGELFSEVSPIRDYTKKEFELWFLGYKLDEPKYKDDLEAKNDNGSYEASLRVKTRLVNLKTKEVKEQEVFLADFPIMTERGTFIVNGVERVAIAQLIRSPGVFFTSQQIGGRQYFGAKIIPNRGAWLEIETDASGFMGMKIDRKRKVAVTALLRAFGIDKDQAIKELFQDVNNDPDLNYVEETIKKDSSHNQAEALVEIYQRLRPGDLVTPDTARELIENMFFNFERYDLSRVGRWRMNQRLLRPMGTDKRRITTDSLIRESVKINLKSAQISDGEEITVKERVLKPEDIVGVVHEVIRLNNTPGALADPIDHLGNRRVRTSAEVLQNRMRVGLLRMERIIKDRMSTLEEGMMAPSQVINPRPLMAVIKEFFTSSQLCQFMDNENPLAELEHKRRLAATGPGGLTRERAGLEVRDVQPSHYGRICPIQTPEGQNVGLISHLACFARINSLGFLETPYFKVEKGKVTSEIHYLNAYEEERYNIAHAGVPVGKDSQIIPEKVAARIKGEPGEIDKSMIDFMDVSSKQTVSAATALIPFLQNDDANRALMGSNMQRQAVPLLNPEAPLVCTGVEPRVAEDSGQVLLAKDDGVVTEADARHIRIQNQKTRVHTDYFLRTFVRTNQYTCFHQRPIVKKGEHVKKGQVLTDGAAIEDGWLALGRNVLVSFLSLRGGNYEDAIIISERLVKDVVFSSIHLEDFFCDVRETKLGPEITTSDIPNVSEDKLKDLDSEGVIRIGAEVGSHDILVGKISPKGETDLTPEERLLRAIFGERAREVKDTSLLLEYGKRGRVVDVKVWEREKGAQLEPGIIKRIQVEVAEFRKIQAGDKLAGRHGNKGVVSFVLPEEEMPFLEDGTPVDIVLNPLSVASRMNLGQILETHLGLAAKTLGYRAVSPALLGANEEDIKKELKEAGFPEDGKLKVFDGRTGEGFLGKATVGYIYMMQLIHMVEDKIHMRSIGPYSLITQQPLGGKSQFGGQRFGEMEVWALEGYGASHTLQEILTIKSDDVSGRAAAYESILKGEQIRHPNIPASFNLLVAELKSLGLAVEVKEKIREEKQEDN; the protein is encoded by the coding sequence ATGAAGGTAAAATCTTTCTCTAAATCAAACGTCTCTTTTCGCCTCCCCTATCTTTGTTCGCTTCAAAGAGACAGCTGGCAGTGGCTTTTGCAAAAGGGCCTGGGCGAGCTTTTCTCTGAAGTTTCGCCGATCAGAGACTATACCAAGAAAGAGTTCGAACTCTGGTTTTTGGGTTACAAACTCGACGAGCCGAAATACAAAGACGACCTTGAGGCCAAGAATGACAACGGTTCGTACGAAGCTTCCTTGAGAGTAAAAACCAGGCTGGTCAACCTCAAAACCAAGGAAGTCAAAGAGCAGGAGGTTTTCCTGGCCGATTTTCCGATTATGACCGAAAGAGGCACTTTTATTGTCAACGGAGTCGAAAGGGTGGCCATCGCCCAGCTCATCCGCTCTCCGGGAGTTTTTTTCACCAGCCAGCAGATTGGCGGTCGGCAGTATTTCGGCGCCAAAATCATCCCCAACCGGGGCGCCTGGCTGGAAATAGAGACAGACGCTTCGGGCTTTATGGGAATGAAAATTGACAGGAAGAGAAAGGTGGCGGTGACCGCTTTGTTAAGGGCTTTCGGCATCGATAAAGACCAGGCCATCAAAGAGCTTTTTCAAGACGTCAACAATGACCCTGATCTTAACTATGTTGAAGAAACCATCAAAAAAGACTCCAGTCACAACCAGGCCGAAGCCTTGGTGGAAATATACCAGAGATTGAGGCCGGGGGATTTGGTGACGCCCGACACCGCCAGGGAACTGATCGAGAACATGTTCTTCAATTTTGAAAGATACGATTTGTCCAGAGTTGGCCGATGGAGAATGAACCAAAGGCTACTCCGACCGATGGGCACGGATAAAAGACGGATAACCACGGATTCACTGATCCGTGAATCTGTGAAAATCAATCTAAAATCCGCGCAAATCAGTGACGGAGAGGAAATCACCGTCAAAGAAAGAGTTTTGAAACCGGAAGATATTGTCGGAGTCGTCCACGAGGTGATTCGCCTCAACAACACTCCCGGAGCCCTGGCCGATCCGATTGATCATTTGGGAAACAGAAGAGTCAGGACTTCGGCAGAGGTTCTTCAGAATAGAATGAGAGTCGGTTTATTAAGAATGGAAAGGATTATCAAAGACAGAATGTCGACTCTTGAAGAGGGAATGATGGCGCCGTCCCAGGTAATTAATCCCAGGCCCCTAATGGCCGTCATCAAAGAATTCTTCACTTCGAGCCAGCTTTGTCAGTTTATGGACAATGAAAATCCCTTGGCCGAACTGGAGCACAAAAGACGTTTGGCTGCTACCGGCCCCGGGGGATTGACCAGGGAAAGGGCGGGGCTGGAGGTCAGGGACGTTCAGCCGTCGCACTACGGCAGAATCTGTCCGATTCAGACTCCTGAAGGACAGAACGTCGGCCTGATCTCTCACCTGGCCTGTTTTGCCAGAATCAATTCCCTGGGCTTTTTAGAAACTCCTTATTTCAAAGTGGAGAAGGGAAAAGTCACTTCCGAGATCCATTACCTAAACGCTTACGAAGAGGAAAGGTACAATATTGCTCATGCCGGCGTTCCGGTTGGCAAAGACAGCCAGATTATTCCAGAAAAGGTGGCTGCCAGGATCAAAGGCGAGCCTGGAGAGATTGATAAAAGCATGATCGATTTCATGGACGTTTCTTCAAAGCAGACGGTTTCGGCGGCCACGGCCCTGATTCCCTTTCTGCAGAATGACGATGCCAACAGAGCTCTAATGGGTTCCAATATGCAGAGGCAGGCAGTGCCTTTGCTGAATCCCGAAGCTCCTTTGGTCTGCACCGGAGTCGAACCGAGAGTAGCTGAAGATTCCGGCCAGGTTCTTTTGGCCAAAGACGACGGCGTTGTTACCGAGGCGGACGCCCGGCATATCAGGATCCAGAACCAAAAGACTCGCGTCCATACGGATTACTTTTTAAGAACTTTTGTCAGGACTAACCAGTATACCTGTTTCCACCAGAGGCCGATTGTCAAAAAGGGCGAGCACGTCAAGAAAGGCCAGGTTTTGACCGACGGAGCCGCCATTGAAGACGGCTGGCTGGCTTTGGGCAGAAACGTTTTGGTTTCCTTTCTGTCCTTGAGAGGCGGGAATTACGAGGACGCCATCATTATTTCTGAAAGGTTGGTCAAAGACGTCGTTTTTTCTTCAATCCATCTTGAGGATTTCTTCTGCGACGTCAGGGAAACAAAATTGGGTCCCGAAATCACCACTTCAGACATTCCCAACGTCAGCGAGGATAAATTAAAAGACCTTGACTCGGAAGGAGTAATCAGGATCGGGGCCGAGGTCGGCTCCCATGATATCCTGGTCGGCAAAATCTCGCCCAAGGGCGAAACCGATCTGACTCCGGAAGAAAGGCTTTTAAGAGCCATTTTCGGAGAGCGGGCCAGGGAAGTCAAAGACACCTCGCTCTTGCTGGAATACGGGAAAAGAGGAAGGGTTGTCGACGTCAAAGTCTGGGAAAGGGAAAAAGGAGCTCAGCTGGAACCGGGGATCATTAAAAGGATTCAGGTCGAGGTGGCGGAATTCCGCAAGATCCAGGCCGGCGACAAATTGGCAGGGCGCCACGGCAACAAAGGCGTGGTTTCTTTCGTTCTGCCAGAGGAAGAAATGCCTTTCTTAGAAGACGGCACCCCGGTTGATATTGTTTTGAATCCTTTGAGCGTTGCTTCGAGAATGAACCTTGGCCAAATCTTGGAAACTCATTTAGGGCTGGCGGCCAAAACTTTAGGGTACCGGGCGGTTTCCCCGGCTCTTTTGGGAGCCAACGAAGAAGACATCAAAAAGGAGCTAAAAGAGGCCGGGTTTCCGGAAGACGGGAAATTAAAGGTTTTTGACGGCCGGACCGGAGAAGGTTTTCTTGGAAAAGCCACCGTCGGCTACATCTACATGATGCAGCTGATCCACATGGTCGAGGATAAGATCCACATGAGGTCAATCGGACCCTATTCTTTGATTACCCAGCAGCCGCTGGGAGGAAAATCCCAGTTTGGCGGCCAAAGATTCGGAGAAATGGAAGTCTGGGCCCTTGAAGGCTACGGCGCTTCCCACACCTTGCAGGAAATTTTAACTATCAAATCAGACGATGTTTCGGGCCGGGCTGCCGCCTATGAATCGATTCTTAAAGGAGAACAGATCAGGCATCCGAATATTCCGGCTTCCTTTAACCTGCTGGTGGCAGAACTGAAATCTTTAGGCTTGGCAGTGGAAGTAAAAGAGAAAATAAGGGAAGAGAAGCAAGAAGATAACTAG